A segment of the Carya illinoinensis cultivar Pawnee chromosome 1, C.illinoinensisPawnee_v1, whole genome shotgun sequence genome:
tgtaattttaggcTTGCAGttagctttataatttttataaatattgtgattttaaaatttatataaaattatgctaaatttaatcagatcAAACTAGTTAATTTAGgcatattcaacccatttacataaatagtttaaaacgAGTCGTATATTatcgtgttaacctatttcataatattcactaatgggtcaaaacggattgacacgacacgacccgttatgttcatgggtcgtgttagggtttgagattttgacacgataagcttaacgggtcgagttagggttgagctatatagtataatatacatattttgacacgacacgaactgttaacacgatttgacacccctagtgATAAGTTGGAGCTGCTGCTTCTTCTAATTCCGGATTTCGACGACGAAGAAGAAGGAGATGTAGATAAGAAAAGCTTGTGTTTTCTATTAATGGAATAGTTGTCCTCAAGGAAGAAGACTAGAAGCTTCTTTGCCTTCTTGTACTTGGCTCGGCCGATTGCATCTGAGGAGCAGGAGATAAGGAGAGTGGAAGCAAAGTGGAGAAGGTGAAGGAgcaaggaagaagaagggaaaATGAGAAGGCTTCATAGGAGAAGAGAATGGTAACAAGCGAAGTGGAGGAGGGAATGAAATGCACCGTTTCATGTTTACATTTTCATTAATCCACGTAAGACACGACTGCGCCACGCTTACTCATACCGATTGaatttagcatttttcttaaaacaaatCAATATTGTTGGGGAAAAGATGGTAATTGATTTGTTTTGCTAGGACAGTTAAGATCAAGTGCAGATTATTCTCTTCAGGCCAGTACCTTTATGAAAGAGAGACATGATTTCCACAAGGAAATTATGGGCGCGATAATGCCATGCCAAAGGGTGGAGATGTCTCAAACAAATCAGCCTTTGGCTGGCTTTCCACAAGGAATTCATGATCTAAATCTTGGACGGGTGGTAAGAGACTTGTCTCTATATTGAGTTTTTTTAGTGTAAGACCACTCGATTTTCCACGCCAAGAGTGTCAACTCAATTCAAATACACACTGATTGAGGCAATTCTTATGTCATTCTGTTCCTGATGGTGGGTTTGAACTATTTTAGGCTACCGTTTCTAACAATAAATTCAATTTACATGATCATCATCCTTTCAATTTTAGACTCATTGTATGGACATTATAGTTGATGTCTAATCAGATGGTCATCCCCCCTTAAATTCATCCATCGaaccttcaaaatctaaaactaatgcataaaaataaaaataaaaataaaaaatggaaattggCCCACACCGACAGGAGAAGTAGGTAGCCATCCATCCACAAGCTAAGTTGGAAACCATAGCTGGCCTTTATTGATGGTTCCAAGCGTCCGTGGCTTCTCGAGGCATATTACCTAAGATGTTGACCATGACTTAGCCTCCCATGTGACAGAATTACTATTTATTAAGAGTTATTCTGCAGAGAGTAGCTCAACTTTGCACTCCAACCcacgtggttttttttttttttttaaatctaaaaatgtgCATTTTTGTCCTTCTTAGTTGATTTCAAATTCTCACCCCCCACCCCGGCATGCTGTTTCACTTCTTCGTTCCCTTCCCCCGCATTCTCTTCCCAACTCCCTCCGCTCGTCTCCTTTCGCCGGCCTGACCATCTGCCCGCACCGTGTGGCTCCATCCCTCCGAAATCGTGTATGACTCCGTGCCATTGACGACACAGTTGCTGCAGGTAACAACAACAATCTCTTTTACGTTCGTCATTGTTAGTCCAGTACTACATGGATTAGAGAAGTCCCAGGCCTTCTTCCCCAGCATACTGAATAAATCATGTAAAGTTTGAACTGTAAATTAAACTCCACAATTATATATTAGGCAAACCCAACTAATCAAATTCACTCCTGGATtaacagactatatatatatgtcaatcgataaaagtaaaaaataaaaaataaaaaggctttGATATATCTGTGTGTGTATCCCTTCATCATCGGGCAGTATAAGGGCTCCAGAAGCAAACGTTGCAAAGCAAACCATCACGACGGTCGGAGTAAGAAGAAGTCGGACAAGAAACATATTTATTTTCCAATAAAAATACCATGAACCATCGAACGACTTCACAACATACCCAATTAGCAAATGAAAGGAAGGACCTTTgactggagagagagagagagagagagagagagagagagagagagagagagagagagagagagagagagagagagagagagagagagagagagagagagagagagctgggaGAGGGGGAGGAAGGGAGAGAGGATGAAAAGGGGAAGACAAGAAGATGAAGCAAAATGGCAAAAGTGACAGTCACTGGGCCTGGCAGTGGTAATTGTAAATCTGGGTAGGAAGACAAGACAAGTGAGAGAAGTCTGAGAGAAGTGGGCGACTAAACTGTGATGTAGGTGAAGAACCGGGTTCACTAAGTCAGGAGTGTGGAGTGCGAACCACAAACCGGAGGCTGGGtaaactttttcatttattaaattaattcatCCACTTGATTATATTTATCATACTAGCCAACGTGAAacaaatattaaacaaattccAAACTCTCCCTATAAAAAACAACCTCCAACCCCAATGACTACAATGCCTAGTTCCTCGTTTCCTTGTCTTCTGTTTGGTTCCCTGCTGCTCTTCATCTCCCACTCCATAGCCCAAACATCCTTTCGTCCCAAAGCTCTTGTTCTTCCAGTCTCCAAGGATCCCTCATCTCTCCAATACCTTACCCAACTCAACCAAAGGACCCCTCTCGTCCCCGTCAAACTAACCCTTGACCTTGGCGGCCAATTCCTTTGGGTAGACTGTGATCAGGGCTATGTTTCATCTACCTACAAGCCTGCCCGGTGCCGCTCAGCCCAGTGCTCCCTTGCTAAGGCTAAGGCTAGCAGTTGTGGACAGTGCATCTCTGCCCGAAAGCCCGGCTGCAACAATAACACATGCTATCTCTACCCAGATAACACCGTGACACGCACCGCCACCTCCGGTGAGCTTGCCCAGGATGTTGTTTCTATACAATCCACTGATGGGTCCAATCCCGGTAGGGGGGTTTCAGTGCCTAAGTTTCTCTTCGATTGCGGCGCAACTTTTATCCTTGAGGGCCTTGCTAGTGGTGTTAAGGGTATGGCTGGCCTGGGAAGGACTAGAATTTCGCTTCCATCTAAATTTTCTGCGGCTTTCAGCTTTTATAGAAAGTTTGCCATTTGCTTGAGTTCTTCGACGAGAGCTAATGGTGTTGTATTCTTCGGTGATGGTCCATATGTTTTGCTTCCAAATATGGATGTCTCTAAGTCTCTTATCTATACCCCTCTGATCCTCAACCACGTTAGCACAGCCTCAGTTTACTCACTAGGCGACTCTTCAGCCGAATACTTCATTGGCGTGAAGTCTATCAAAATCAACGAGAAACGTGTGCCATTAAATTCGTCGTTGTTGTCCATCAACAGAGAAGGCTTTGGAGGAACGAAAATCAGCACTGTAAACCCTTACACCGTCATGGAGACCACAATCTACAACGCAGTAATCAATGCTTTCGTCAAAGAACTTGCGAATGTCCCCAGAGTGGCATCGGTGGCACCCTTCGGGGCATGCTTTAGCTCAAAAAACATCGGCAGCACACGCGTAGGCCCGGCTGTGCCTCAGATCGATTTTGTTCTGCAAAGTCAGACTGTGTACTGGAGGATATTCGGCACAAACTCCATGGTGCAAGTCAGGGATTATGTGCTGTGTCTGGGGTTCGTGGATGGAGGCTCAAACCCAAGGACATCTATTGTGATTGGAGGACAATCTTCTGCAGTTTGATTTAGCGACATCGAGGCTTGGCTTCAGCTCCTCGCTATTGTTCAGGCAGACAACTTGCGCCAACTTCAACTTTACCTTTAATGCTTGAAGGATCGATTAATCCAAGTTCATACGAGCAATAATGCTTCGAGTGCAGATCTCGGAAAGGAATAACCGGCCTTGATTGCTTGTGAACTGTGTTGGCCTTTAGCATTGTTTATTAATtccttttgttttatatttgggTGTAGTTTAGGAAAATTGGTTTTGAAAGAATAATATCGAGTTCTTTCTgacctaaaaaaataaaagaaataagagatCATGACGAAGTTATAAAgtgaaatattttaactacaaaAATATCTCCCAAAATTAAAGATACAAATTGATATGttatgttaaattgtaaaattatttttattataaagtaaacataacgtattatataaaTCCATAAGATCCTTTTATAATTGTAAAAGGACATCTGCTCCTTCAATGCTTtcaactaatataatatataataacgaatggttttttgttggatttgtggaatatgatttatttttttgatgacCCAATTTGATGATTAGATTGGATAATGATTCGTCATATTTTTTGGTGGAGTTTCACATCAGATAAAGAGTTTGCTCGATCGAATAACAcgatgattgaaaaattaagattttcacTATGCaaccctatatatatttattatgaacGTGATGACAGTCTAGAACAGTATAATTTTATCACAAattatattttgttaatattcctcaagataatatataaaatcgTCTATAACTCCATATATATTATTGACACATTGCTAAAACACACAAATCTTTGCATCATTTTTTACAATACTTCATTTTTAGAGCACTAGCATTAGCTTCTCTAtatgcatcttcaaaatcatatcttttgaaaattgattttacatataaagaaaaactctcacattagattatgtattttttaaccaaataataaaaaattattattattattatttttaaattattatttttatatattttagaattagcACAATGTGCTCAAAAATACCAAtttcatatatctaaatattaccaattttatatatcaaaatgaccaatttcatcaataaatattaacatatattaaaaaatattttatatcatcaacttaatataaatttcatatatcaaaatcattttaatacaaatttcacaaagtTGATTTTAATAAGCAGGggagagaaaaaatagtaaaataaaatttgaagtaTGAATGGTGCTTCTTCAAATTCGAAGAAATACTATTCAtagttatgtaaaattttaaaaatgtataatctaatatagactaatttaaaaagatattatacaaatacgaagatatataaatcattatcaATGCTATTAAGCATAAGCATCAACCATTCAAGCTGTACTTTAGATTAATTCATACAATTATGCATATCAAGATTTCGATCTTATGATTATTTTCAatacttttttaactttattgtaattaattaatgttgaGATCTACAGCTGCACCATCTCGCTTTAACAAtacaaagttttttaaaatgagaaaattaaagaagatattaattattttaattatatatatcattcaaCGCCGAAAGAAATTCTTTATTGTCGTCGTTGACTAAACTATCTGCATTGCTTCATTTGTTCCTGCTCGTTTTTTGAGGAGCTTTCCACCttgattaatatattattaacttGGACGTTAGGATTAATTATATGGAATgacttttaatattaattaaatgagaGTCTTCCCATCAGCTTGTACCGCTCTTTGCCTTTATATACACTACATAAAATACAACACGCGTGCACGTATTCTTCATCCACTTGAAAATTCTAAGCGGGCCAAAGCGGCCATGTGTACTGGTAAGCGCGTGTGTAAATTCGCCTTGTTGGTCATGATCTTCCTCTACGCCATTGCCTCTTTGCTCTTCTGGCTCATCTTCCTTCCGAGGAAGGTGAAGTTCCACGTGACCGAGGCCTCACTCACACGTACAGTTCGATTTCACCACTGCCTAATCAATCTCAGGAACTCTAATCAAAGGGTCGGTCCGGGTCTTCTACGAGCGGATCGATGCCATTGCTtattacaacaaaataaaaaatggataatggtgCACACcaaatattcatttaaaatatgtaCACCAATACGAATgatcctttttttaaaaatattttttaaacattcttagGAACGGTTTGAACGATGAAATAAAATGTGAGAAAGTTtcagattaaagttaaaaattgaaaattgaataaaattttattttttaatattattattattttaatatttaaaaatattgaattgtttattatattctacgtgaaaatttaaaaaatttataataatgagataagatgaaatatttttactatttaaaagagatattaatcattaaaaagaTATAACTACACACTAATATGTACataaatttaatgtgattggtcaaaaaataaattttattaaaaacagtattaatttaaattttgtatatgatgaaatcagtattaatacgtaAATCAATACGTAACTTtgcttgtacgtaacaaaactcttttacCAAAGACACTAGAATTCGAGTATTCTGAGTCCGGTTTTTCAAGGACACCAGTTCTTATTACTTTGGCGCTCTCAACCTTTCAAAACTAGATTACTCCAAGAGCATCCACATCCCATTCCTTATcctcatccctataatttaactcaaaatcacatttcctcaaaatttttcctaaattttattcatctttcaaaaccctcctacatctcattccccatccctatctctattctattaaataatatttttttattcttttttattacttttttctttcacttctatttacaaatttaactactcaatattttttcttattttctgaactattactctagtgaatattttaaacaaaaatttaaattatttttttgtgaatatgagaatatttttaaaattaatttttttatatttttgcaattaattaaattatttttaaaattattatttaaaactataataaatatgagtatgagagaaagtgtagatgattgaaaaattatttatttaatatattaaaataaaatattaataaaaataatttagggaATGAATAGTAAGTTCTCAAATATGGGGACTTACTGTTTAGTCTATAAACCTTTTTCCTAAAATAGGGATCCGGATGTAGGGGACATTTTGATTAAAACTCCAAAATAAACCTCAAATTATGAGGAATATGGTGCTTTGGGGAACCGAATGGGGATGCTCTAAAACAAATCTAGGTACATATAATCTTACAGTTATGCGTACAGTCGGTTTCTTTTAGCATTTTTCATAGTATTAACATAAAGTTCTTTTTGTTCAGATAAAGGTTAGGTACAGTAAGATCAAGACGATCTCGTATAGCAGAAGGGAGAATTTCTCCCCATCCCCCGCCCCCAGAGTGCGGGGACGAGGTATCTCGTCCCAAATAACAGGATGCGGGTTGGGAGAGGTGGCAGAAGTTTTTCTTTTAggcccaaaaataacttctAGTCTATTTTggacccataaaattataaattaaaaacaaatagtttaaaaaccagataaaaacaaaagttacatgaataaaaataaattaaataatatatacatgatacaaattatataatttagagCAAATGAAATACTACTACAGACTACTAGTCTAATATCTAATaacctaataataataactaaactattacaaaattagaaggttaaacaattacaaaattacaaatataaaagtgtccaagggaCATTGTATTAACATtgaatacataatataaacaaaTGATTCAAATTCGAATATTCTAAAGATAGAGCTGTTTGAGTCTTTGACTGTGGCATTTGGGGCGGCCCGGGCAAGTAGTCATTTTGTAGCAAAGGTAGACGTCGTCTCATGTGTTGCtacaataattaatactaaaattaatatcgataaaatcaaaataaatcaaaataataaaataaaaacaacaattacCAGATGATCTAGATCTAGATTGATCACCTCTCTCCTCCTCATCGGTCTCCCTAAATTAGTTTaggattttggattggaaccctaaactAAAACCTCTAAAACTCACCCCTAATTGAAACTCTTAATTTAGGATTTCAGATTTGGAACCCTAAATTTTAGGATTCCAAACCCgaaattgaaacccctaaatcaatttaaggtttcaattgaaatcctaaattaggggtttcaattgaaACTCACAAATTAGGATTTCAATTGAGACCCCTAATTGGCTAATTTAGGGCGATTGAGatccctaaatcaatttagggttccaaATTCGAAACcctacaaaaaagaagaagaagaagaagaagcaaataATCGGTTCAAACACAACAATACACATGCACAATCATAATCCACGAATCCACAGTACACAAATTATCATCCTTCATCTCCAATTCAACCAATCCTTCCTCCAATTTCTAAtccaaactcaaaaaaaaaaaaaaaaaaatgaagaaacagAAACTTAGGATTTCGGATTGAAGGAGTCTTACCTTTGGTAGTACAATGCGACGGCAAGAAAGGATGCTTGAAGTCTAGATTATCGTGCGTCGtgcaagtgagagagagagagagagagagagagagagagagagagagagagagagagagagaagggggaacGTAAGAGATTtaatgaaacggcgtcgtttcattTATAAAtggatttatatataatatatatatatatatatttatatatatatatatatatgataattgaTATGTGAAGCGGGGCAGGGGAAATACGGAGAGGGGCTAACCGTCCCCCGCCTCTACTGGAGACCTCTTGTGCGTGCGGGGTCCCTCACCCCCGCACAAGTGGAATGAAACCCCCGCCTTGTATGGGCAAGCGTGAGGGGAACGGGGCGATGCAAGGGGGTGCGGGGCCCCACTGCCCACCCCTGCTCGTACGAGCCTTGTAAGATCAAATGGATCAACTGCCCAAGATTTTATGTTAACTGTATTAATAATACTCACCAAATCAACACAATCGACCATGATCCAAATGCAACGGCGAGTACATGCACACATGTGGAAACTACCAACCAAGCAATAGCTACTACGTGCACACATATGGAAACCACCAACCAAACAACTGCTACATGCACACATTTGGAATAATTCTTCTACGTAATGGCAATACAAGCGGTGACAAGTTAGCTAATTCTTGTAATGCCATGTCTGcccatatttataaaaaaaaaaaaaaaacactcttgTGTGTTATCGTTATCcagaagataaaaagaaatatcttctACGCATCCAAGCCTCAACAACTATATGTTTGAGCATGGAGCAAGCATCCTCCTGCTCTTCTTCCTCCACCATTAAACTCGACGGCAGGGCCATTGATCACCATAACTCCATCATTAGAGATTCAAGAAGAAGCTCTAGAGCACTCTCCGTTCAATGTGCTTCTCAGCTGCCACTCATCAATCCCAAACCTTACCACCAGCTCCAAAACCGaaagatcaagaaaatttcttcttcaaagcCAAGAGACCAACGCACGAAAATCTCTTCCAAGACAAgtgatcaaaagaaaaagaatactaTAACCACGCCAAATGATCATCTTATTAACAAAAACTCTCATCTGCATGTAGCTAATATTATACAGAAGATCTAAGGGTAAACAGGACGATTTAATCAATACTCCTCCTGCTTCGTTGAGATATTTGTTGAGCGACACTGCATACTTCGATGGGTTATCGGATTACGACCAGGTTTTCTCGTAGGTTCCAGTTGCACAAAAGAAAAAGACTCAAGCTATAAATGATCAAGATGAGTCCTCTATTTCAAAACCTATCTCTTCGTCATCTTGCCCAAAATCTCCTTCATCCGACCAAGTTTATTCACAAGCTAGTTCTCTTTTCATTTGAATGCAGGAATCAAAGAAATGGAAGAATCATTAGGGTTGTTTTCATATGATCCACTTCGATATTCGTGAAATTTTTGTATGTATCTATCTAGTTATGGGATTGTTCTACATATACAAGCTTAAATTGGATGGATGCAACAGCAAgctgcaattttattttattttttatttttgttctttttcttaaaTCTAAAGTTGCTCCCTTTATGATCCATTCAAAAGAGAGAagcaaaatttcaaaatcttgCAACTTTTGCTTGTGGGGTTGTTCTTGTCACGTATTAtgatggagggagggagggagggaagaAGAGAGGGTTCAATGGAGGTAGGACTCAGGGGAGGCTTCAATGGGAAGAAACgtagagagggagggaagaagAGCTCGAAtggaaaagggggggggggggggggggggggatgtcAAACGGtgcatttccatttttttctctaaacaaTGCATTTTCATTTTACCACATCAACCATGTTTCCCCTGCGCTACGTGAGGTGATTGAGTTTAGCTTTTTTCTATTTGGAAACGACACAACCAAGAATCAAAGCAAGCACTACACTttcctaatttatttttctaccgTTACTTATTTTCTTTGTATATGTTACAACTCTATAAAATTCCTATAAATACATAAAGAGACTCTTTGCAAGCTCTCACTTTCAATGAGACATTTTTACAAACAATTTGTATACAAACTTCTTTATGGTATCTAGAGCCAATGTGAGAGCAAGAGAGTCTTTCCCCCATGGCATCAATTTCACTATCTGTGAATAACTTTGTGACCTTACGGTTAAACCAGTGAACTTATCCCCTATAGAGAGAGCAAGTCGTGACCTTGGCCAAGAGCCAAGACCTCAATCATGCCCATCACCAACTATTCAACTTCAACCACCCACAACCAAATCAACTCCACTTACCTGACATGGAGAAAGGAAGATCGTTTACTTCGTGGGAGGATCATCAATACCCTCTCTGAGGGACCTCTCTTCCGACTTACCCAACAACTCACCTACGTGAGGAAGGATGAGTCGGGGTTGCTATAGGAACATCTCAGAAATTTCAAGACTGTGTGATAATCTAGTAGCCATTGGTCAACCGGTGAGTGACAAACTAAAGGTGTTCGCCCTCCTCAACAAACTCGATCGGCCCGAAGTATGAACCATTTGCCACCACCATGCTTAAGCTGCCAATGTCATCTTATGATGAGGTTGTGCCGCTGCTACAAGGTTTTGAGATACTGACCCAGCTACACGAAACTTTCAACGCACAATACTATGCGTTTTATGGCCAAAAGACAAGCCACAAGAAGACTAAAGGAAAGAATTTCTCTTCCTACAAACGTGGCTTCTTCCAAGCCAACCATGTGTCATGCCCAAGTTCCTATCTCAGTGAGACCCAATCTAATTCTACCCCAACTCCTATTCTTGACAATACCCGTGAAAATAATTGCGTTAAGACTTATCAAATTTGCGGAAAGAAATGGCATATTGCATTAAAATGATGGCACCGGTTCAATCACGCTTTCCAAACCAATGACTTTCCTCAAGTACCGGCTGATGACTTTCCTCAAGTACTGGCTGCCATGACTCTTGAAAATGGTACCCATGATGCCGAGTGGACAGCTGACAATAGTGCTTCTGCTCACATAACAGGTAATTCAGGTATGCTTTCCAATCTTCATCAGTATCTTGGCAACGATGTTGTACTTGTTGGTGATGGTTGCCTCCACATAATCAAAATGGTTTAATGTATCATTCGTTATTTACACGATACTCTTGATACTAGTATTCATTTTAGTTCACACTCTATACTTGATCTTTATGCCTTCTCTGATGCAGATTGGGCATGCTGTCCCTATACTCGCTGCTCCACCACCAGCTAGTGCATTTTCTTAGGAAGCAAATGCATTTCTTGTCTGCCAAGAAACAAAATACAGTCTCCCAGTCTAGCTCTAAAGTAGAATATCGTGCCATGGCGCACATTACTACAAAATTACTTGGATTTCGTTTCTCCTACATGATCTTTGTGTTACTCTCCCCTCGACACCATTTCTCTTCTGTGATAACCTCAGTGCCCTACATATGACCGTCAATCCTATTTTTCATGCTCTCAACAAGCATATAGAAATTGATTACCACTACGTGCGAGAACGTGTTGCTCTAGGAAACTGCATACCCTACACATTTCGGCTTCCTCCCAACTTGCTGACATCTTCACCAAGCCTTTTGGATGTCCTACACTTCAATCCCTATGCACCAAACTTGGCCTTCTCTCTCGGATCAGTTTGTGGGGAACTACTAACAATACTCACCAAATCAACTCAGTCAACCATGATCTAGATGCAATGGCTACTACATGCACACATATGGACTACATGCACACATATGGAAACCACCAACCAAGCAACGGCTACTACATGCACACATATGGAAACCACTAACTAAGCAATAGCTTCATGCACATTTGGAAATAACACAACCTAGAATCAAATCAAGCACTAcacctttttaatttatttttatactattaCTTGTCTTCTTTATACATGTTACGACTCCGAAAAATTCCTATAAATACATAAAGAGACTCTTTGCAAACTCGCACGTTCAatgagatatttttacaaaCAGTTTGTATACAAACAGTTTGTATACAAACTTCTTTAAACTGAGTGTGACCATGTGAACTTCTTCTATTATTCTTAATTCTCGAACATGTACGTACGTGTATGTGGGTGTGTgtattatatatgcatataaaatATCTGTGACACATTGAGAAATTTTGTTGTTGACGCTTCTGTAGCAAGCAATTGTCGTCAATTGTCAAATTGAGAAATTTAATTTGCAAGTTTATTAATAGAGTAATGCTAGCGTGTCACCCTGTTTTGACCGTTGGGCATGCCCGCTAGCACAaatttgcttttttattttatattcttttcttttctatatttttttaacatatttaaatattttaaaaaaattaaaaaaaatatatcaatacactaaaaatcactttcttaatcattaagtaaaaaaaattaaaaaattaaaatacattagcgGTCAAAATTAGGGGGCAAACTTACACGACataataacatttttcttattaatatatataataagcacATAATTGATATAAAAACTGACACGTCAGTTGTCACAATATTATAAGtagtataaaaaatatctaactcttttgagtatt
Coding sequences within it:
- the LOC122274652 gene encoding probable aspartic proteinase GIP2; amino-acid sequence: MPSSSFPCLLFGSLLLFISHSIAQTSFRPKALVLPVSKDPSSLQYLTQLNQRTPLVPVKLTLDLGGQFLWVDCDQGYVSSTYKPARCRSAQCSLAKAKASSCGQCISARKPGCNNNTCYLYPDNTVTRTATSGELAQDVVSIQSTDGSNPGRGVSVPKFLFDCGATFILEGLASGVKGMAGLGRTRISLPSKFSAAFSFYRKFAICLSSSTRANGVVFFGDGPYVLLPNMDVSKSLIYTPLILNHVSTASVYSLGDSSAEYFIGVKSIKINEKRVPLNSSLLSINREGFGGTKISTVNPYTVMETTIYNAVINAFVKELANVPRVASVAPFGACFSSKNIGSTRVGPAVPQIDFVLQSQTVYWRIFGTNSMVQVRDYVLCLGFVDGGSNPRTSIVIGGQSSAV